From a single Prionailurus bengalensis isolate Pbe53 chromosome A1, Fcat_Pben_1.1_paternal_pri, whole genome shotgun sequence genomic region:
- the SPINK1 gene encoding serine protease inhibitor Kazal-type 1 — MKVTSILLLCALALLGLSGNTRADLLERQAKCDSEIPGCTKIYAPVCGTDGKTYSNECLLCVENKKRQNPVLIKKSGPC; from the exons ATGAAGGTAACAAGcatcctcctcctctgtgccttGGCCCTGTTGGGGCTATCTG GCAACACTAGAGCTGACTTGCTGGAAAGACAG GCTAAATGTGACAGTGAAATACCTGGATGTACCAAGATCTATGCTCCTGTCTGTGGGACTGATGGAAAAACTTATTCTAATGAATGCTTGTTATGTGTTGAAAATAA GAAGCGCCAGAACCCTGTCCTCATTAAAAAATCTGGGCCTTGCTGA